One Plasmodium sp. gorilla clade G2 genome assembly, chromosome: 12 genomic window carries:
- a CDS encoding GPI mannosyltransferase I, with protein MGNIYKEYKKNEKSVKYFEWLIFCVGIIIRIIIYYYGRWQDKNFNVKFTDIDYYVFSDAAKYILMNKSPYERYTYRYTPLLAYIMIPNFFVHFSFGKILFSFIDILVTILINKIIKIKYPNCKNYIFYTCLWFLNPLVIIISLRGNADVIPCFLIILTIFFIYKKHIFLSSIFYALAVNFKIYTIIYALPFMLYLNKNYLLGQNIFQLNEKEKKKNNILLNTFLYIFRIISNFFVELFKLNYEQFLFAICSSSVFLILNYVFYIIYGYEFLYESYIYHIIRRDHRHNFSLFFYLMYLSVEKNSKVIPLITFVPQIILVALFGFKYARTNLELSMFLQTISFIAVNKVCTSQYFIWCIPFLPIILCAITLCKRNILLIISSILFFVLAKLQWLWWAYYLEFQGYNTFLQLFYSSVLFVISEISICWVFMYMNYKEQKTKTS; from the exons atggggaatatatataaggaatataaaaagaatgagAAGAgtgtaaaatattttgagTGGTTGATTTTTTGTGTGGGTATAATAATTcgtataattatttattattatggaaGGTGGCAAGATAAAAACTTTAATGTTAAGTTTACAGATATAgattattatgttttttcTGATGCtgcaaaatatatacttatgaACAAGTCACCATATGAAAGATATACATATAGATATACACCTTTATTGGCATATATTATGATAccaaatttttttgttcatttttcatttgggaaaatattattttcatttattgaTATTCTTGTTACtattcttataaataaaattataaaaatcaaatatcctaattgtaaaaattatatattttatacctGTTTATGGTTTTTAAATCCACTAGTCATAATTATATCCCTTCGAGGTAATGCAGATGTTATCCCATGtttcttaataatattaacaatcttttttatatataaaaaacatatcTTTTTGTCTTCCATTTTTTATGCACTAGCTGTGaactttaaaatatatacaattatttaTGCACTACCATTcatgttatatttaaataaaaattatttacttGGGCAAAACATTTTtcaattaaatgaaaaagaaaaaaaaaaaaataacatccTATTGAAcacctttttatatatttttcgtattatatctaatttttttgtggaattatttaaattaaattatgaaCAGTTTTTATTTGCCATATGTAGTTCGTCggtatttttaattttaaactATGTATTCTATATCAT aTATGGATATGAATTTTTGTATGAgtcttatatatatcatattattagaCGTGATCATAGGCATAActtttccctttttttttaccttatGTATTTAAGTGTAGAGAAGAATTCAAAg GTTATTCCCTTAATAACATTTGTGCCACAAATAATTTTAGTAGCCTTATTTGGATTTAAATATGCAAGAACGAATTTGGAATTATCCATGTTTTTAcaa ACTATTTCATTTATTGCCGTGAATAAAGTGTGCACATCTCAG tatTTTATTTGGTGTATTCCATTTTTACCAATTATACTTTGTGCCATAACCTTATGCaag AGAAATATTTTGCTTATAATATCctccattttattttttgttctgGCAAAA ttGCAGTGGCTTTGGTGGGCTTATTACCTTGAATTTCAAGGGTATAATACCTTTTTACAA TTATTTTATTCCTCGGTTTTATTTGTCATATCTGAGATATCGATATGTTGGgtttttatgtatatgaattataaggAACAAAAGACAAAAACAAGTTGA
- a CDS encoding kinesin-7, putative, whose translation MELNKNEDINKINLDGIQVESSSKEEAIRVCTRIRPLFEKEINQGHLKAWKMNETDMHLIIDPPSMTEMLNARVAKKGNKIELKKNVEKSEGQKAVIQRHYAFDRCFDDFVGNDEVYKHLARDIILDTFKGINGCILAYGQTGSGKTHSVMGIPDDPGMLPRSLAEFFNGIENPSSLNENNISIGDDDGHSNESNNNNDNNNNNNNTKEFLMSVTYLEVYMERVNDLLQEGYRGGAMENLDVKEDPKRGFVVIGIQEETVTSIDEVMLLVAKAEQRRHIAQTNFNETSSRSHTIFTVILESNQVLNDGTSINKKGELKIVDLAGNERAGRAAEGIENSKTLMEEGKAINKSLFVLSEVISKLSKRAQTITTGDEKKIKRFQEDLVFIPWRDSKLTRILSKSLGGNCRASVIVAVHPSHFYLDTSFSTLRFALKCKTIKKKIEVNYLSAEQSVIMQQKELIAKLQNQLKHLATTKNVDMQLSGGGDNKYSTNRKPEDDEKILALKHELEEKVKKFQNFILKSEFHVNSSNYRTLHSIDEHTEKSLKYSMSISNNMKNEYNWLRSLDTNEYDTKWDGFDKYDDQNAKEKFNISKAMDYLKNKSPYKLNSSEMSDILSTGSQKDDSISLNYYNELDELEKLEKNELMKREKKRKENNKEKDRDRDRDKDKEKEKEKEKEKMDTRSVVSNKVYDDISKLNIIESNNFNENKDKFHLKRKETKKKQKMQKRINNMMDYMTKGTLLFKKSKKLKNKNKKKKLKNNNINYDNINGDNINDDNINDDNINDDNINDDNINDVYINNDDNNNNNMDHNTFNTKKMRKKNKKKRGQLNKIQQICKDKNLYETSSIIQNEIEEDRVKNMLKEKGESAFQSFDNNINDTNNGLIKSISSSVKFVSSKERYNNNQKRKSIISNLKEKIEEDLKKKKKIINRNVELNKQIKFIMKLMQKLGLSPILTGTVPPGRNIENVLKLQENLKDDLRLTEYNKKSTNILGVNKSIYNENNNGNEIDEGYETKNDNVENTLLNSTLDENENDNEYNETISHVFINEMFFSFVLKIQQKYNNNKGNSLNDIEEILKNEENPYDISKKALEEILGCSIANKVNDIEEKNCMSKQIKDEKNKKTIDSILNMLTPWEQKILALLYEQQKMRQNVQKIKEKFSQRIQNINIFIKKILIDKIEVEKHLNRVLKATENYKEDLLKTSDVDSNFKFAGLMKKLEELSISLAEKNRDFNVLAEFHLNLRKTLEHKDNLIKELQEENKLFYLVPRYNELLQQLDENEEIVTIEDEKGVNISHEEIVNRVPMSDNNNNKCDGNIYGDNNNKCDDNIYGDNNNKCDGNIYDGPITKNTSVKIATKELKKEFLLMYGRLMFSRKKLQEKEVIEHDMRNLNKKIYTELVESISVIKNLESQNKFLEFKLNMENKKKLEKIKKVVKEKEKLNKFIHEIEKRLQNENIDFEDLKKEILLNNNMSENNLESQDDENEKKDFIEKLENEANNKNKKKGKKNINKIKKMNIKKKKEENEGSKKNKNYMKEKRVNKNGNNQNGNNQNDDDHNDEEKIDEEKVNKNGDIENNKIYYDQNNNFVKEQNYKHKEYKNNNDYKFNKVLKNNVLNPKIHSNLKKKNKIKIKKKNISEEKIKLNTLYDDNHSGLSVGKTNKFGIDEKKKKKKIITNKIGTKNIQPLDGYLGKHIMSDKYLSSNSIINQKLMKTKRRIKNKKYIQSFEVETKSFLDSIRSRNSVMKKKNNNNENKKKEKKKKKIPDKGKTKSSVEKNEPFEENQHKGNNNEEEKEKEKWEEQKYNSSSTDFENNEVRQMLDVEIEKKKSNQILH comes from the exons atggaattaaataaaaatgaagatataaataaaataaatttggaTGGTATACAAGTTGAGTCTTCCTCAAAAGAGGAAGCCATTAGGGTTTGCACTCGTATAAGACCCTTGTTTGAGAAAGAA attaACCAAGGACACTTGAAGGCTTGGAAAATGAATGAAACAGATATGCACTTAATTATAGATCCTCCGTCTATGACAGAAATGTTAAATGCAAGGGTTgctaaaaaaggaaataaaatagaattaaaaaagaatgtGGAAAAGAGTGAAGGACAAAAAGCTGTTATACAGCGTCATTATGCATTTGATAGATGTTTCGACGACTTTg tTGGAAATGATGAGGTTTACAAGCATTTAGCAAGAGATATAATATTGGATACATTTAAAGGAATTAATGGGTGTATTTTGGCGTATGGACAAACCGGATCAGGAAAAACGCACAGTGTCATGGGTATTCCAGATGATCCAGGTATGTTACCAAGATCGCTAGCGGAATTTTTTAATGGTATTGAAAATCCATCTTCATTAAACGAAAACAATATAAGCATTGGTGATGATGATGGACACTCAAATGAgagtaacaataataatgataataataataataataataatacgaAGGAGTTTTTAATGAGTGTGACTTATTTGGAAGTATATATGGAACGAGTAAATGATTTACTACAAGAAGGCTATAGAGGTGGAGCTATGGAAAATTTAGATGTTAAGGAAGACCCCAAGAGAGGATTTGTTGTTATAGGTATTCAAGAAGAAACTGTAACTTCTATAGATGAAGTTATGCTTCTGGTAGCAAAAGCAGAACAAAGAAGACATATAGCACAAACAAATTTTAATGAAACATCATCCAGATCGCACACAATATTTACAGTTATATTAGAATCGAATCAAGTATTAAATGATGGAACatctattaataaaaaaggagAATTAAAAATTGTAGATTTGGCTGGTAATGAAAGAGCAGGAAGAGCCGCTGAAGGGATAGAAAATTCCAAAACTCTTATGGAAGAAGGAAAAgcaataaataaaagtttatttgttttaagtGAAGTTATATCAAAACTATCTAAAAGAGCTCAAACTATAACAACAGGtgatgagaaaaaaattaaaaggttTCAAGAAGATTTGGTTTTCATTCCATGGAGAGATTCAAAATTAACACGAATTTTGAGTAAAAGTTTAGGAGGGAATTGTCGTGCATCTGTTATCGTTGCTGTCCATCCGTCTCATTTCTATTTGGATACGTCCTTTTCTACACTTCGTTTTGCTTTAAAAtgtaaaacaataaaaaagaaaatcgaAGTGAATTATTTATCAGCTGAGCAATCTGTTATTATGCAACAGAAAGAATTAATAGCAAAGTTACAAAATCAATTGAAACATTTAGCAACAACTAAAAATGTAGATATGCAACTTAGTGGAGGAggagataataaatattcaacAAATCGGAAACCagaagatgatgaaaaaatattagcATTAAAACATGAATTAGAAGAAAAAGTAAAGAAAtttcaaaattttatattaaaatcagAATTTCATGTTAATTCTAGTAATTATAGGACTCTTCATTCAATTGATGAACATACAGAAAAGTCTTTAAAATATTCCATGTCtatttcaaataatatgaaaaatgaatataattggTTAAGATCTTTAGATACTAATGAATATGATACCAAATGGGATGGCTTCGATAAATATGATGATCAGAATGCAAAggaaaaatttaatatatctaaaGCTAtggattatttaaaaaataagtcACCATATAAATTGAATTCCTCCGAAATGAGTGATATATTATCAACTGGTTCTCAGAAGGATGATTCTATTTCattgaattattataacGAGTTGGATGAATTAGAAAAACtggaaaaaaatgaattaatgaaaagagaaaaaaaaaggaaagaaaaCAACAAAGAAAAGGATCGAGATAGAGATAGAgataaagataaagaaaaagaaaaagaaaaagaaaaagaaaaaatggaTACAAGGAGTGTTGTTTCTAATAAGGTCTACGATGATATaagtaaattaaatattatagaaagtaataattttaatgaaaataaagataagtTTCATTTGAAAAGGAAAGAAACTaagaagaaacaaaaaatgcAGAAAAggattaataatatgatggATTATATGACAAAGGGcactttattatttaagaaaAGTAAAAAGttgaagaataaaaataaaaaaaaaaaattaaaaaacaacaatataaattatgataatataaatggtgataatataaatgatgataatattaatgatgataatataaatgacgataatataaatgatgataatataaatgatgtttatataaataatgatgataataataataataatatggaccataatacttttaatacaaaaaagatgagaaagaaaaataaaaagaaaagaggtcaattaaataaaatacaacaAATTTGTAAAGATAAAAACTTGTATGAAACTTCATCTATTATACAGAATGAAATTGAAGAAGATAGAGtgaaaaatatgttaaaagaaaaaggtgAATCTGCATTTCAAtcttttgataataatataaatgacacTAATAATGGACTTATAAAATCCATTTCCTCTTCTGTAAAATTTGTTTCTTCAAAagaaagatataataataaccaaaaaagaaaatctaTCATATCCAATTTGAAGGAAAAGATAGAAGAGGatttaaagaagaaaaaaaaaattattaatagaaATGTGGAActtaataaacaaataaagtTTATAATGAAGCTTATGCAAAAGCTTGGACTTAGTCCTATATTAACAGGAACAGTTCCACCTGGtagaaatatagaaaatgttttaaaattacaggaaaatttaaaagatgACTTAAGACTTacagaatataataaaaaatcaacaaatatattgggagtaaataaaagtatttataatgaaaataataatgggAATGAAATAGATGAGGGGTatgaaacaaaaaatgataatgtgGAGAATACATTACTAAATAGTACGTtagatgaaaatgaaaatgacaACGAATATAATGAAACTATATCACATGTGTTTATAAATGAAATGTTTTTTTCGTTTGTATTAAAAATACAGCAGaagtataataataacaagggtaattcattaaatgatatagaagaaatattaaagaatGAAGAAAATCCATATGATATATCTAAAAAGGCTCTGGAGGAAATCTTAGGTTGTTCTATAGCGAATAAAGTAAATgatatagaagaaaaaaattgtatgagtaaacaaataaaagatgaaaaaaataagaaaacgATAGATTCGATATTAAATATGTTAACACCTTGggaacaaaaaatattggCCCTTTTATATGAACAGCAAAAAATGAGACAGAATGTACAGAAAATTAAGGAGAAGTTTTCACAACGTATTcagaatataaatatctttatcaaaaaaatattaattgaCAAAATTGAGGTTGAAAAGCATTTGAATAGAGTATTAAAAGCAACAGAGAATTATAAAGAGGATTTATTAAAAACTTCTGATGTCGATTCGAATTTCAAATTTGCTGGATTAATGAAAAAGTTAGAGGAATTATCCATATCCTTGGCTGAAAAAAATAGAGATTTCAACGTATTGGCAGAGTTCCATTTGAATTTGAGGAAAACCCTTGAACATAAGGATAATTTAATTAAGGAGTTGCAGgaggaaaataaattattttatttagttCCTAGGTATAATGAACTATTACAGCAGTTGGATGAAAATGAGGAGATTGTTACTATTGAAGATGAGAAAGGAGTGAATATTTCGCATGAGGAAATAGTAAATAGGGTTCCTAtgagtgataataataataataaatgtgatggtaatatatatggtgataataataacaaatgtgatgataatatatatggtgataataataataaatgtgatggtaatatatatgatggtCCTATTACTAAAAATACGTCTGTTAAGATAGCAACAAAGGagttaaaaaaagaattccTCTTAATGTATGGTAGATTAATGTTTTCAAGAAAGAAACTACAGGAAAAGGAAGTCATTGAACATGATATGagaaatttaaataaaaagatttaCACAGAATTAGTAGAATCCATAtctgttataaaaaatttagagtctcaaaataaatttttagaaTTTAAATTgaatatggaaaataaaaaaaagttggagaaaattaaaaaggtAGTAAAGGAAAAGGAAAAactaaataaatttatacacgaaatagaaaaaaggttacaaaatgaaaatatagatTTTGAGGATCTCAAAAAAGAAATTcttcttaataataatatgtcagaaaataatttagaaagtcaagatgatgaaaatgaaaagaaagattttatagaaaaattagaaaatgaGGCAAacaataaaaacaaaaaaaaaggaaaaaaaaatattaacaaaataaaaaaaatgaatataaagaaaaaaaaagaggaaaaTGAAGGAAgcaagaaaaacaaaaattatatgaaagaGAAAAGAGTAAACAAAAATGGAAATAATCAAAATGgaaataatcaaaatgacGATGATCATAATGATGAGGAAAAGATCGATGAGGAGAaagttaataaaaatggtgatattgaaaataataaaatatattatgatcaaaataataatttcgtTAAGGAACAAAATTATAAGCAcaaggaatataaaaataataatgactaTAAATTTAACAAGGTTTTgaaaaataatgtattaaaTCCAAAAATTCATTCAaatcttaaaaaaaagaacaagatcaaaataaaaaaaaaaaatatatcagaagaaaaaataaaattgaacACATTATATGATGATAACCATAGTGGATTATCTGTAGGTAAAACAAACAAATTTGGAAtagatgaaaagaaaaaaaaaaaaaaaattataacaaataaGATAGGTACGAAGAATATACAACCACTCGATGGATATCTTGGTAAACATATTATGAGTGATAAGTATTTATCAAGTAATAGTATAATTAACcaaaaattaatgaaaacCAAAAggagaataaaaaataaaaaatatatacaaagtTTTGAAGTGGAAACAAAGAGTTTTCTCGATTCCATAAGGTCTAGAAATAGTGtcatgaagaagaaaaacaataataacgagaacaagaaaaaagaaaaaaaaaaaaaaaaaataccagATAAAGGAAAGACAAAGAGTAGtgtagaaaaaaatgaaccaTTTGAAGAAAATCAGCAtaaaggaaataataatgaagaagaaaaagaaaaagaaaaatgggAAGagcaaaaatataattcttcCTCTACTGattttgaaaataatgaagttCGTCAAATGTTAGATGTggaaattgaaaaaaaaaaaagtaatcaAATTTTACAttaa
- a CDS encoding DNA helicase MCM8, putative, producing the protein MDLIVELYFNKSELNDDVKTLILNWVSFFKTNWKDLFNIDKEVILKLEFFLDNKKIISKNAPPNNEVYLHELKKNPEVVLKFMKVSLHLLLFRFLCLDKVTDDKTLPCDEKNNNNNNNNNDINSNNNNNNDNNNNNNNNDNKKSKKKKNINNIINNNNNIYCSNKYKMDLFSSKDEIDPLANEYFLINELKYDRYKESEIFRNFFFTNKVTIYLYNWNKVDKFESLKSEKVNQLICLRGSVLRVSPIQLLITNLNFLCDKCKCIIKVEFMDGKFEPPRKCINNNCDGKNFLPIRESAKSLEYQKIILKENRKIMNNIYETNDTNIKNLTVTLEASKFFVNSCIPGNYVEALGILKVISFNNSHLINGKNSLFNMYIDCLSIFPLSSKKYLNNNYFNVEKIKEIKNKIHTSFLWESYIDKVDNTMRNYKRNNNDYLKSGLRQAENIEHDNLHGDKIKKKTNIYLSSDKQNDNHQNVLNDNIIMINGEEEENGILPKKNCNLHKIDQLNNNIDIPLYINNKECVVPSYKYNKYYKDQNNDVLAFKSDDILFEDKDNFYDNVINMYGDYINEENDTNRNVHYINSSDEENENYHNENKNNITNNNINNNNNNNNNNNSFHLNNELDSKVLEFIQDMQKIGYNKFYLLISSFCPRIIMNSYIKAGLLLSLLGGKTIYDDNSQIKRRGNIHNLLIGDPGLGKSRILQYISNIMEKSLFICSTSTTINGLTACAVKDTSNNEYALEGGALVLSDKGVCCIDELDKISLNDQQSFLECMENQSINISKAGIVCNLKTRCTIIAASNPKEGKYNYKKSIFDNIKIPFPLLSRFDLVFLLADNISEEKDYHISNYLINPNKKKNDFSENEDTKHTHYKSGDNSNDSSYDSSQSDEDHHRNNEKKEKHGKKRKRDESSPYIFSIKDDLLYKCKQIDEQNYLPLELIGVYIKYCRKYIFPKLSEDAKKYVRKFYLHLRNLANTHNDISVPITIRQLESLIRLCQARARADLSNIVTLRHAKEVVEIYQKTIFYPLHLKTLNFKEKPTTKKNKGKSLAALSHVFKQKIIEQAKLKDNQIYNKELHNLARSIILSADSNVTDEALIHFVNNEGFILYKGGYWQVDSFYLK; encoded by the exons atgGATTTAATTGTAGaactttattttaataaatccgAATTGAATG atgaCGTGAAGACACTCATACTAAATTGGGTAtccttttttaaaacaaacTGGAAAGATTTGTTTAATATAGATAAAGaggtaatattaaaattagaattttttttggataataaaaaaataataagtaaGAATGCGCCACCAAACAATGAAGTATACTTACATGAACTTAAGAAAAATCCAGAAGTAgttttaaaatttatgaaGGTGTCTCTgcatcttttattatttagatTCTTATGTCTAGATAAAGTGACAGACGATAAAACACTACCttgtgatgaaaaaaataataataataataataataataatgatattaatagtaataataataataataatgataataataataataataataataatgataataaaaagagtaagaaaaaaaaaaatataaataacattattaataataataataatatatattgtagtaataaatacaaaatggatttattttcttcaaaagATGAAATAGACCCATTAgcaaatgaatattttttaataaatgaattaaaatacGATAGATATAAAGAATCTGAAATTTTTagaaactttttttttacaaataaagtaactatatatttatataattggaATAAAGTAGATAAATTTGAAAGTTTAAAAAGTGAAAAAGTAAATCAATTAATATGTTTAAGAGGAAGTGTATTAAGAGTATCACCTATTCAATTATTAATTACTAATCTGAACTTTCTTTGTGATAAATGTAAATGTATAATTAAAGTTGAATTCATGGATGGGAAATTTGAACCTCCAagaaaatgtataaataataattgtgatggaaaaaattttttaccTATTAGAGAATCAGCTAAATCTTTagaatatcaaaaaataatattaaaggaaaatagaaaaattatgaataatatatatgaaacaaATGACactaatattaaaaatttaacaGTTACTTTGGAAGCATCtaaattttttgttaattcATGTATACCTGGTAATTATGTAGAAGCTTTAGGCATTCTTAAAgttatatcttttaataatagTCATTTAATTAATGGGAAGAATTctctttttaatatgtatattgaTTGTTTATCTATTTTTCCTTTGTCttctaaaaaatatttaaataacaattatttcaatgttgaaaaaataaaagaaattaaaaataaaatacacacCTCTTTTTTATGGGAATCTTATATAGATAAAGTTGATAATACAATGCGAAACTACAAAAGGAATAACAATGATTATTTGAAGAGTGGATTAAGACAAGCTGAAAATATAGAACATGATAATCTACATggagataaaataaaaaaaaaaacaaatatatatctctCTTCAgataaacaaaatgataaccatcaaaatgtattaaatgataatattattatgattaatggtgaggaagaagaaaatggTATACTTcctaaaaaaaattgtaatcTGCATAAAATAGACCagttgaataataatatagatataccactatatataaataataaagaatgtGTTGTTCCCTCATacaaatataacaaatattacAAAGATCAAAACAATGATGTATTAGCATTTAAGAgtgatgatatattatttgaagaTAAGGATAACTTTTATGATAATGTGATAAACATGTATggtgattatataaatgaagaaaatgatacTAATAGAAATGTGcattatattaatagtagTGATGAAGAGAATgaaaattatcataatgaaaataaaaataatatcactaataataatatcaacaataataataataataataataataataatagttttcatttaaataacgAATTAGATAGTAAAGTTTTAGAATTTATTCAGGATATGCAAAAAATaggttataataaattttatttattaatatcttcCTTTTGTCCACGTATTATAATGAATAGTTATATTAAAGCAGGTTTATTATTAAGTTTATTAGGTGGTAAAActatatatgatgataacagtcaaataaaaagaagaggaaatatacataatttattaataggAGATCCCGGATTAGGTAAAAGTAGaatattacaatatattaGTAATATTATGGAAAAgagtttatttatttgtagtACATCTACTACTATAAATGGATTAACTGCATGTGCTGTTAAAGATACttcaaataatgaatatgCTTTAGAAGGAGGTGCTTTAGTATTATCAGATAAAGGTGTATGTTGTATAGATGAATTAGATAAGATATCATTAAATGATCAACAATCATTTTTAGAATGTATGGAAAATCAGTCTATTAATATAAGCAAAGCTGGAATTGTATGTAATTTAAAAACACGATGTACTATAATTGCAGCTTCAAATCCAAAAGAaggtaaatataattataaaaaaagtatatttgataatattaaaatccCATTCCCCTTATTAAGTAGATTTGATTTAGTATTTCTTTTAGCTGATAACATATCAGAGGAAAAAGATTATCACATTTCAAACTATTTAATTAatccaaataaaaaaaaaaatgatttctCAGAAAATGAGGATACAAAACATACTCATTATAAAAGTGGTGATAATAGTAATGATTCATCTTATGATTCATCTCAAAGTGATGAAGACCATCAtagaaataatgaaaaaaaagaaaaacatggaaaaaaaagaaaaagagatGAATCTAGTCCTTACATTTTTTCAATAAAAGATGATCTTCTTTATAAATGTAAACAAATAGATGAACAAAATTATTTACCATTAGAATTAATTggagtatatataaaatattgtaggaaatatatattccctAAATTATCTGAAGATGCAAAAAAATATGTCCGTAAATTTTATTTGCATCTTCGTAATTTGGCTAATACTCATAATGATATAAGTGTACCTATAACAATTAGACAACTTGAATCATTAATTAGATTATGTCAAGCAAGAGCACGAGCAGATTTATCAAACATAGTAACACTAAGACATGCAAAGGAGGTAGTAGAAATATATCAGAAAACCATATTTTATCCTTTACACTTAAAAACATTgaattttaaagaaaaacctactacaaaaaaaaataaaggaaaatCACTCGCAGCCTTATCACACGTATTTAAgcaaaaaattatagaacAAGCAAAACTAAAAGACaaccaaatatataataag gaATTACACAATTTGGCTAGATCAATTATTCTTTCCGCCGATTCAAACGTAACAGATGAGGCATTAATTCATTTTG taaACAACGAaggttttattttatataagggAGGTTATTGGCAAGTagattctttttatttaaaatag
- a CDS encoding HSP20-like chaperone — MSTTNILKPKIIIESSKEPRVGQRSSSALSTPFEKNIFSTYSYSNPISNMRSSTHNEYKYNWTKYVNSSQIPHVDEYIKTFEGPNTTYYYETIPLKTNTNNIFEITPSQEELSRISYNPKIEIYSTCDFAVLMMDIPGVSKENLKVELEKGLLKIYGNKYKPHIEELEKRNEYHTKIIERLNEYFFCKIFQMPPAFSEGQNISCKLNHGELVVKILANELKTQKKVIDVQS, encoded by the coding sequence atgtctacaacaaatatattaaaacccAAAATTATAATTGAATCGTCTAAAGAACCGAGAGTAGGACAGAGAAGTTCTTCAGCATTATCTACGccatttgaaaaaaatatttttagcACTTATTCATATAGTAACCCTATATCGAACATGAGGAGTAGCACTCATAatgaatacaaatataattggacaaaatatgtaaatagtTCTCAGATACCTCATGtagatgaatatataaaaacatttgaAGGACCCAATACGACTTATTACTACGAAACGATACCTTTAAAAACGAATACAAATAACATTTTTGAAATAACGCCATCACAAGAAGAGTTAAGTAGAATATCATATAATCCAAAGATAGAAATTTATTCTACTTGTGATTTTGCTGTTTTAATGATGGACATACCAGGGGTGTCTAAAGAGAATTTAAAAGTTGAGTTAGAAAAAggattattaaaaatttatggGAATAAGTACAAGCCCCATATTGAAGAATTAGAAAAACGTAATGAATACCATACAAAAATTATTGAAAGACTTAacgaatattttttttgtaaaatatttcaaatgCCTCCTGCATTTTCAGAAGGACAAAATATATCATGTAAATTGAACCATGGAGAACTTGTGGTCAAAATTTTGGCTAACGAATTGAAAACACAAAAGAAGGTTATAGACGTTCAGTCATAA